In a single window of the Orcinus orca chromosome 9, mOrcOrc1.1, whole genome shotgun sequence genome:
- the CAV1 gene encoding caveolin-1 isoform X2: MAQGHCLIAGPPRSGPSLLGGREPEQRVGAHSLAVLGTRTRRLNRLAGATARVLFALSKALGPPQELFLHLGAWQGCLERSGPPLPLTTTPPPALPTTSRRSVSAWVSRPHFPKLSRRSATGRQPGSDLRGHLYTVPIREQGNIYKPNNKAMAEEMNEKQVYDAHTKEIDLVNRDPKHLNDDVVKDIGQQIKKQNVLENKP, translated from the exons ATGGCTCAGGGGCACTGCCTTATTGCGGGACCCCCACGGTCCGGCCCCAGTCTTCTGGGAGGCAGAGAGCCAGAGCAGAGGGTGGGAGCTCATTCACTCGCAGTCTTGGGGACAAGAACAAGGCGCCTGAACCGGCTGGCCGGGGCGACAGCGCGCGTCTTGTTTGCACTTTCCAAAGCTCTTGGGCCACCTCAAGAACTCTTCCTGCATCTCGGCGCCTGGCAGGGGTGTCTGGAGAGGAGCggacctcccctccccctaacTACCACTCCCCCCCCCGCCCTTCCAACCACCTCTCGGCGCTCGGTCTCCGCCTGGGTGTCGAGACCTCATTTTCCCAAACTCAGCCGCCGTTCAGCGACCGGCCGGCAGCCTGGGAGTGACCTGAGG GGACATCTCTACACTGTTCCCATCCGGGAACAGGGCAACATCTACAAGCCCAACAACAAGGCTATGGCAGAAGAGATGAACGAGAAGCAAGTGTACGACGCGCACACCAAGGAGATCGACCTGGTCAACCGCGACCCCAAGCACCTCAACGACGACGTGGTCAAG